In Toxoplasma gondii ME49 chromosome X, whole genome shotgun sequence, a single genomic region encodes these proteins:
- a CDS encoding signal recognition particle (SRP9) domain-containing protein (encoded by transcript TGME49_236130) — protein MEHRKPFNDSMFAPNTKPMLSTPQSTAFFKEQRSVLFHNSSASCCWILPSLPSRWHSSLSSEKFSTSSEKTTSASNSARRRDEFACRLSSTLVCNMVLLSDWQAFVLAVRDMFLHSPNTTRYTMKYKRQSAELTLKVTDNVTCLKYRATNPAELKNVERLGHAFMQWTLQPSSASKNLPFDFLPSGTSESAPSQREGKPRRRRRGA, from the exons ATGGAACACCGAAAGCCTTTCAACGACAGCATGTTTGCCCCCAATACAAAGCCAATGCTT TCAACGCCCCAAAGCACTGCTTTCTTCAAGGAGCAACGctccgttctcttccacAATTCATCTGCTTCTTGCTGCTGgattctcccttctcttccgtctcgttggcactcctctctgtcgtccgAGAAGTTCTCGACCAGCTCCGAGAAAACAACGTCAGCCTCCAA ttcagcgagaagaagagacgagttCGCCTGCAGACTCTCTTCGACGCTCGTCTGCAACATGGTGCTCCTTTCTGACTGGCAAGCCTTCGTGCTTGCAGTCAGAGACATGTTCCTCCACAGTCCGAACACG ACACGATATACGATGAAGTACAAGAGACAGTCTGCGGAGCTGACACTGAAGGTGACGGATAACGTAACG tgCCTCAAGTACAGAGCAACAAACCCAGCAGAGTTGAAAAATGTCGAGCGGCTTGGCCATGCATTCATGCAATGGACTCTCCAGCCTTCCTCAGCTTCGAAGAACCTCCCGTTCGACTTTCTTCCCTCAG GGACGAGTGAATCGGCGCCGAgccagcgagaaggaaaaccacgccgaagaaggagaggggcGTAG
- a CDS encoding hypothetical protein (encoded by transcript TGME49_236140) codes for MLTRRRLLPVSGLSPRLCVPRTLPSSVFSSFQSSISPGPVNTLWTDRTRGFPLSILSLRRLRASSQSSAFARQDTSWVSNVHCLAAKGRGRASLQVGYVHPSGAGGGLAVRGFGSGRRLSCIEELERRLETGGGAGGGAGGFNANFQGEVLTATADVFLVRGLGAASVGSLVRFESQPPPPSTGSDPQVARPSSASHAAAAFNVGVVLQLLDSDLTIVGFLGCCGDTTPAQRLPVSSPPPLVGDVCTLVEGGDDRIEAPSEKKRPSSFSPSFNAPLSPLSLFSCLSSSTENPFKKTPRSSSFNVFSLPPRGDFSSPGGEAAALPTGSAVLDSLSPFRLGSATALVGPVGTGKSMALLPLVASHLVASSDSRSAPRWDTCARGSGASSGGVPPPERPPPPSVVFLALGTSPAALRQWLDTLRAVAIPSATAAVVSAATAAPAGWVDEEERRRKSRAAADGGASEPEEAAGDEEATFACRSNAELAASVPPGVLVLHVPPDAGHTSCCMYTAPMVALKAALASEAAGQNVLLVIDGVDAHAAAAAQLKQTLGRLLASPSTRTVLPASGSPGASATRGWSVHTPGGGLSMASHQSGVVDGSDSGSRVPVLPFASLGSFYGQLASQAGTSDAEGRTASLSLVCTLDTPPGVSTPGNSAAAGVGADLTKQEKQWNRVVSSAIQGDASVGDTTLRKVLEAAQEALVSSVDRAVVFQTDVQLDRQSADQLNKDRVFQWRHKSCGDSRSHGDGEASWRRPVRSLSRKTVGGVGSVYPMLDLDFLLSSSPALLSADACAALSASCFSPAFQATPPPPELLFDALKDLCRRYGKALRHTEKSPGVQTAGRRAAPMPPPLLAAAASAFAWQQKVLGSQRERQEMMAALNLFVDIWEEEDLTSLRIASGVCTAQIAGRVFSATEQVLLLRAAATLLFSAPAEEERVAEQRPQAVSASYKMPWFVGQDRGLVSFRDICSFQESLLKLFRETHPTVWRRLEASLAQSDEKEVEMHAQLGENSQDKKLVVVEREGEELDKQVTELLHVIGEIDRALLALRHQLALTRPPAEE; via the exons ATGTTGACTCGACGGCGACTCCTCCCCGTCTCGGGATTGTCTCCACGCCTGTGCGTTCCTCGaactctcccttcttccgtcttctccagcttccaGTCTTCGATTTCTCCTGGGCCAGTCAACACCCTGTGGACCGACCGCACTCGCGGCTTTCCCTTGAGCATCCTGTCTCTCAGACGCTTGCGCGCGAGCTCACAGTCTTCCGCCTTCGCGCGCCAAGACACTTCCTGGGTCTCAAACGTACATTGTCTCGCTGCAAAAGGACGGGGACGCGCATCGCTCCAGGTGgggtacgtacaccccagcgGAGCTGGCGGCGGTCTCGCGGTGAGAGGCTTCggaagcggaaggagacTCTCCTGCATcgaggaactggagagaagactggagacgggaggaggcgcaggcggcggcgcagGTGGATTCAACGCGAACTTTCAGGGTGAAGTCCTCACAGCGACAG CTGATGTTTTTCTTGTTCGGGGGCTTGGCGCAGCGTCGGTCGGTAGTCTCGTTCGCTTCGAAAGCCAGCCGCCGCCACCGTCAACTGGCTCTGATCCCCAGGTGGCGAGGCCCTCGAGTGCGTCGCATGCGGCAGCCGCATTCAACGTCGGAGTcgttcttcagcttctcgaTTCAGACCTGACGATTGTCGGCTTTctcggctgctgcggcgaCACAACTCCGGCGCAACGCCTCCCTGTTTCCTCCCCGCCTCCACTCGTGGGCGATGTCTGCACGCTCGTTGAGGGTGGCGACGACCGCATCGAGGCTCCCTCTGAAAAAAAGCGGCCTTCGAGTTTCTCTCCCAGTTTCAACgcccctctttctccactctctctgttctcttgcctctcctcttccaccGAGAATCCTTTCAAGAAAACGCCTCGCTCTTCGAGTTTCaatgtcttttctcttccgcctcgcgGCGACTTCTCCTCGCCAGGCGGTGAAGCCGCTGCCCTCCCCACCGGCTCGGCAGTGCTGGAcagcctgtctcctttccggTTGGGCTCTGCGACCGCACTCGTCGGGCCGGTTGGGACAGGCAAGTCTATggcgcttctgcctctcgtcGCCAGCCATCTTGTCGCCTCTTCAGACTCTCGCAGCGCGCCGCGATGGGATACATGCGCGCGAGGATCAGGCGCGTCGTCTGGCGGAGTACCTCCACCCGAGAGACCTCCTCCGCCTTCAGttgttttcctcgccttgGGGACTTCGCCTGCTGCTCTCAGGCAGTGGCTAGACACTCTCAGAGCGGTCGCCATCCCTTCGGCGACAGCAGCGGTCGTGTCTGCGGCGACAGCAGCTCCGGCGGGATGGgtcgacgaggaggaaagacgaaggaaatcGCGAGCGGCTGCCGACGGCGGAGCGTCTGAAccagaagaagctgctggcgacgaagaagcgacttTCGCTTGCAGAAGCAACGCCGAGTTGGCCGCTTCTGTCCCGCCTGGAGTTCTCGTTCTCCACGTCCCCCCCGACGCGGGCCACACGTCctgctgtatgtacaccgcgcCAATGGTGGCTCTGAAGGCCGCCCTCGCGAGCGAAGCTGCCGGACAAAACGTCCTGCTGGTGATCGATGGAGtcgacgcgcatgcagccgctgctgcgCAACTGAAACAGACTTTGGGCCGGCtgctcgcgtctccgtcgacgCGCACCGTTCTCCCGGCTTCCGGATCCCCAGGCGCGAGCGCCACGCGCGGCTggagtgtacatacacctggagGCGGCCTGTCGATGGCTAGCCACCAGTCGGGCGTCGTGGACGGCAGCGACAGTGGGTCTCGCGTCCCCGTCTTGCCGTTTGCTTCCCTGGGGAGTTTTTACGGGCAGCTCGCGAGTCAGGCAGGCACCAGCGACGCGGAGGGCCGAACAGCCTCGCTTTCCCTCGTCTGCACCCTCGACACCCCGCCGGGTGTATCGACACCTGGGAACTCGGCGGCGGCAGGCGTCGGCGCGGATCTgacgaagcaggagaagcagtGGAACCGCGTTGTCAGCTCCGCAATTCAAGGCGACGCTTCTGTGGGAGACACGACTCTGCGGAAAGTCCTGGAGGCTGCGCAGGAGGcgcttgtctcctccgtcgacCGCGCCGTAGTGTTCCAAACCGACGTTCAGCTCGACAGGCAGAGCGCAGATCAGCTGAACAAAGACCGTGTGTTTCAGTGGCGACATAAGAGCTGTGGAGACAGCCGAAGCcacggcgacggcgaggctTCGTGGCGGCGCCCCGTACGGAGTTTATCGCGGAAGACTGTGGGAGGCGTCGGATCTGTGTATCCGATGCTCGACTTGgactttctgctctcttcgtctcccgcgctgctctctgcagacgctTGCGCGgccctctctgcctcgtgtTTCTCCCCTGCTTTCCAAGCGACTCCGCCGCCGCCCGAGCTTCTTTTCGACGCCCTGAAAGATCTCTGCCGCAGATACGGGAAGGCCCtgcgacacacagagaagtcGCCGGGTGTGCAAACAGCTGGCAGACGCGCAGCGCCAAtgcctccgcctcttcttgcGGCTGCGGCAAGCGCCTTCGCCTGGCAACAGAAGGTGCTCGGGAGCcagcgagagcgacaggagaTGATGGCCGCACTCAACCTGTTCGTGGACATctgggaagaggaagacctGACCAGTCTCCGCATCgcctcgggtgtctgtacagcgcAGATCGCGGGACGCGTCTTCAGCGCCACGGAGCAGGTGCTGCTCCTGCGTGCGGCGGCGAcgctgcttttctctgcgccGGCCGAGGAGGAGCGGGTCGCAGAGCAGCGACCCCAGGCAGTGTCAGCGAGCTACAAAATGCCATGGTTTGTTGGTCAAGACAGAggtctcgtttctttccgcGACATCTGCAGCTTTCAAGAAAGCCTTCTGAAGCTCTTCCGCGAGACGCACCCGACGGTGTGGAGGAGGCTCGAGGCGTCGCTCGCGCAgtcagacgagaaagaggttgagatgcatgcgcagctggGGGAGAACTCGCAGGACAAGAAACTCGTCGTCGTGGAacgggaaggcgaagaactGGACAAACAAGTCACAGAACTCCTCCACGTGATTGGAGAAATCGACAGAGCCCTCCTTGCTCTGCGACACCAGCTGGCGCTCACCAGACCTCCAGCTGAAGAATAA
- a CDS encoding hypothetical protein (encoded by transcript TGME49_236150~Signal peptide predicted by SignalP 2.0 HMM (probability 0.991) with cleavage site probability 0.460 at residue 28), which translates to MKSRSSFPWCGVFFPLSSFLLPCFPCAAESGAEKLLVSVSGDETDDQASTEREKNPDARERFVQAFNGSDNKRDREKEAGRMRPRTNVQQPRQRATDALDFLVSQTETPLLGCRQGTGTCDKVNAN; encoded by the coding sequence ATGAAGAGCCGCAGTTCGTTTCCGTGGTGcggcgttttctttcccctcagctcctttctgcttccctgCTTCCCCTGCGCAGCCGAGAGTGGAGCAGAGAAGCTTCTGGTCAGTGTCTctggagacgagacagacgacCAAGCGAGCACtgaacgcgaaaaaaaccCGGACGCCCGCGAGCGTTTCGTCCAGGCCTTCAATGGCTCGGACAACaagcgcgacagagagaaggaggccgGACGCATGCGGCCGAGAACCAACGTGCAGCAGCCTCGCCAACGCGCGACGGACGCCTTGGATTTCTTGGTTTCACAAACAGAGACCCCTTTGCTCGGGTGTCGACAAGGAACTGGGACATGCGACAAAGTGAATGCGAACTGA
- a CDS encoding hypothetical protein (encoded by transcript TGME49_236160) translates to MARISQPLFHPSSRLLPAFHVLSFPASSSARFTNLSLSSSYLSAARDGLPLPRGFRPLWQMQASKRNCLLAEFFSARSVQRISRRSSPRKPCLASLLPLTAFASALRPHISRSPSKPSSLSSASPASLSSASAASLSSSSLSPTGHHATNMKSSVSSVRWAFSDRRGVSSLQRRLHLTSSSSVSALLLPLRRLSSPPRAASLASPSLGVLALSPARRALLAASSASASSSPPVSGFASLLQKTRRLLKRNETPSFFQWQVEDSVLLLLSLSWIAVACGLFALFQWKTNTRDQRHPYLAEARRLVRKHETVREVFGSPLEFQSAEDSTDSSGLHKRAKLHVAGPKAKGSVFVSAFLPDSVDAGEEEEDSQSLFAGDELDWRALRERPFLLKLWLRDRIRAVHLALVSVASGEAYEDVKRSRGTSSSRKKDGKGNEGEEEGDEEEKEEEDGATGRWTIESLFVHVEKREEGDEKSSGGEEEEEEKKKKSKVLIAVKGNPYDNPDIDPLIKVEGSSRTNRHPVGAFLLFLLLLLLCRQTCSEIRGAIDRAACYQYLSYFSQNHPDLRRILHQTALRNASAAQARRGAPVEGERAGPAHAREAATDSGVRGSRTNPENHIDIQVSYFAGKMTATSIKGSASLTFSATSKPGGTNASESNQATAAVHANDHRIPNIAELRIEALRPSASAPFKTLVSSVRVIRESSEHDEVEGVPFPLLLSFSLPPTRIPPFRPSVSWSSFFSLSSSKSKKKRSAGKEDQTGRKP, encoded by the exons ATGGCTCGTATCTCGCAACCTCTCTTCCACCCATCTTCTCGCTTGCTTCCTGCCTTTCAtgtcctctccttccctgcctcttcgtctgcccgCTTCACAaacctgtctctctcttcgtcgtaCCTCTCTGCTGCGCGAGATGGCTTGCCTTTGCCTCGCGGCTTCCGGCCTCTCTGGCAAATGCAGGCGAGCAAACGGAACTGCCTTCTCGCGGAGTTCTTCTCAGCGCGCAGTGTGCAAAGGATTTCGAGGCGCTCCTCCCCGAGAAAACCTTGTCTCGCTAGTCTCCTCCCCTTGaccgccttcgcttctgcgctGCGCCCCCATATCTCCCGCTCTCCCTCCaagccttcctctctctcttctgcttctcctgcttctctctcttctgcttctgctgcttctctctcttcttcgtctctctctccaacAGGACATCACGCAACAAATATGAAAAGCAGCGTCTCGTCCGTGCGTTGGGCCTTCTCGGATCGTcgcggtgtctcttctcttcagcggCGCCTTCACTtgacttcttcctcctccgtttccgccttgctcctgcctctccggcgcctctcttctcctccacgaGCCGCGTcactcgcctctccttctctgggCGTCCTGGCGCTCTCGCCGGCTCGCCGCGCTCTGCTCGCCGCTTCGTCGGCgtccgcgtcttcgtcccCACCAGTCTCaggcttcgcctctctccttcagaaGACGCGCCGACTCCTCAAAAGGAACGAGACAccctccttcttccagtGGCAGGTGGAGGACTcggttcttctgcttctttcgctctcgtgGATCGCAGTTGCTTGTggtctcttcgctctcttccagTG GAAAACCAACACTCGAGATCAGAGGCATCCGTACCTGGCTGAGGCGCGTCGACTCGTGAGG AAACATGAGACCGTTCGAGAGGTCTTTGGAAGTCCACTGGAATTCCAAAGCGCAGAAGACTCAACCGATTCTTCAGGACTGCATAAACGCGCGAAACTCCACGTTGCCGGACCCAAAGCGAAAGGCTCG gttttcgtctctgcttttctgccgGACTCGGTTGACGctggtgaagaagaagaagattcACAG aGTCTCTTTGCAGGAGATGAGCTCGACTGGCGCGCTCTGCGCGAGCGACCTTTCCTCCTCAAACTCTGGCTGCGCGACCGCATTCGCGCAGTGCATCTCGCCCTCGTGAGTGTTGCCTCGGGGGAAGCCTACGAAGATGTGAAACGGTCCAGAGGGACGTCCAgctcgaggaaaaaagacggaaaaggaaacgaaggagaagaagaaggagacgaagaagaaaaagaagaagaagatggagcgACGGGAAGGTGGACGATCGAGTCACTCTTTGTACAcgtcgagaagcgagaggagggagacgagaagagttcgggaggcgaagaggaggaggaggagaagaagaagaagagcaaggtCCTCATTGCTGTGAAAGGAAATCCTTACGACAACCCCGATATTG ACCCACTCATCAAAGTTGAGGGAAGCTCGCGAACGAACAGGCACCCAGTGGGAgcgttcctcctctttcttcttctcctccttctgtgCCGGCAAACCTGCTCGGAAATCCGGGGTGCAATAGATCGG GCTGCGTGCTACCAGTATCTCAGCTACTTTTCTCAG aaccACCCCGATCTCCGGCGGATCTTGCACCAAACAGCTCTTCGGAACGCGTCTGCCGCGCAGGCGAGGCGAGGGGCGCCTGTGGAGGGTGAGAGAGCAGGGCCGGCGCATGCaagagaagcggcgacagACTCTGGTGTGCGCGGCTCGCGGACGAACCCAGAGAATCACATCGACATCCAGGTCTCCTATTTCGCAGGGAAAATGACCGCGACCAGCATCAAAGGCTCAGCTTCTCTGACTTTCTCTGCAACCAGTAAACCTGGAGGCACAAACGCTTCGGAGAGTAATCAAGCGACAGCGGCAGTCCACGCGAATGACCATCGCATTCCAAACATCGCTGAACTC CGAATCGAGGCACTGCGACCGAGCGCGTCCGCTCCGTTCAAAACCCTCGT GAGTTCGGTCCGAGTGATTCGCGAATCGAGTGAACATGACGAAGTGGAAGGcgttccgtttcctctcctgctctcgttttctcttcctccaacGCGGATCCCGCCATTCCGCCCCTCAGTCTCCTGGagttcgttcttctccctgtcttcttccaaatcgaagaaaaaacggagtgctggaaaagaagaccAGACAGGTCGGAAGCCGTAA
- a CDS encoding hypothetical protein (encoded by transcript TGME49_236190~Signal peptide predicted by SignalP 2.0 HMM (probability 0.976) with cleavage site probability 0.825 at residue 29~Predicted trans-membrane domain (TMHMM2.0):11-29), whose translation MKRRKTCENSAATLWASIVFLSLFPLLFAETKVLQRSSSHRFSLADLSQSPGRPHSGPPSPQPSSLSPSPPAAPSSSLSSSLCAASPSPVSSPVFRASRPSLAFLSARRTSRLSASDEDGETVVSVLEWTEAPGERSELRGEKESSEEDCAGAKHPLVGLMDVYNAYPIWKLKLGSERRAASPASPSVGSAPSPSFSLRLSSPAQRRCVAWPSVVWLRGDAPTDEAAGDGRSSRGRAGRLLSSLFCRRSAGAGRRLRIVKPHVQGLYNSLLGSKRLAMDVSLTARGDILFTLRREGFFKRLFSNLY comes from the exons atgaagagaagaaaaacctGCGAAAACAGTGCAGCCACACTGTGGGCCTccatcgtcttcctctctctctttccacttCTCTTTGCAGAAACGAAAGTCCTCCAGCGGTCGTCCAGCcatcgcttctctctcgctgacCTCTCACAGTCTCCTGGACGGCCTCACAGCGGACCTCCTTCGCCTCAACCgtcctccctgtctccctctcctcctgcggcgccttcctcttctctctcttcttccctttgtgctgcttctccttctcctgtctcttccccagTTTTTCGCGCTTCGCGGCCTTCCCTAGCGTTTCTCTCAGCTCGGCGTACCTCGCGACTCAGCGCTTCcgacgaggacggagaaacgGTCGTCTCCGTATTGGAGTGGACAGAAGCGCCTGGAGAGCGCAGCGAGCtccgaggagagaaggaaagttCGGAGGAAGACTGCGCAGGAGCGAAACACCCTCTCGTCGGCCTCATGGACGTGTATAACGCATATCCAATATGGAAACTGAAACTTGGTAGCGAACGCCGCGCGGCGTCAccggcttctccgtctgtcggttctgctccttctccttctttttctttgcgtCTTTCGTCACCCGCACAGAGGCGGTGCGTTGCCTGGCCTTCGGTGGTGTGGTTGAGGGGAGACGCTCCGACGGACGAAGCTGCGGGAGACGGGAGGTCGTCTCGCGGGAGAGCAGggcggcttctctcctcgcttttctgcaGAAGATCTGCTGGAGCAGGACGACGTCTGCGAATTGTGAAACCACACGTTCAA GGCCTCTACAACAGCCTCCTTGGATCGAAGCGCCTCGCCATGGACGTCTCCCTCACGGCTCGAGGCGACATTCTCTTCACTCTGAGACGCGAAGGATTCTTCAAACGACTCTTCTCCAATCTCTACTAA